A single region of the Vicia villosa cultivar HV-30 ecotype Madison, WI linkage group LG4, Vvil1.0, whole genome shotgun sequence genome encodes:
- the LOC131595937 gene encoding glucan endo-1,3-beta-glucosidase 3 isoform X1 yields the protein MATIAKLLLFYLLSISLSFHGDAYIGVNIGTDITNLPSPTETVALLKAQSIQHVRLYDADRSMLLALAKTGIQVIVSVPNDELLGIGQSNATAANWVARNIIAHVPNTNITAIAVGSEVLTSLPNAAPVLVSALQFIHSALVAANLDDQIKVSTPLSTSIILDSFPPSQAFFNRSWDPVMSPLLKFLQSTGSYLMLNVYPYYDYMQSNDVIPLDYALFRPLPPNKEAVDSNTLLHYTNVFDAVIDAAYFAMSYLKFTNIPILVTESGWPSKGGSSEPDATPDNANTFNSNLIRHVLNNTGTPKQPRVTVSTYIYELYNEDLRTGAVSESNWGLFYANGAPVYTLHLTGAGNMFANDTTNQTFCVAKSNADTKMIQAALDWACGPGKVDCSPLLHGQPCSEPDNVVAHATYAFNAYYQKMSKSPGSCDFKGVASVTTTNPSHGSCIFPGSGGRNGSSINGTALAPTINSTTSASFSQYYNDGFSTSYVILALLLSALFVL from the exons ATGGCTACTATTGCTAAGCTTCTTCTTTTTTACCTCCTTTcaatctctctctcttttcatggAG ATGCTTATATAGGTGTCAACATTGGTACAGATATAACTAACTTGCCAAGTCCAACAGAAACTGTGGCCCTTCTCAAGGCTCAAAGCATCCAGCACGTGAGACTTTACGACGCGGACAGATCCATGCTTCTTGCACTTGCCAAGACTGGAATCCAAGTTATTGTTTCTGTTCCTAATGACGAGCTACTCGGAATTGGTCAGTCCAATGCCACAGCCGCGAATTGGGTTGCCCGTAATATCATAGCTCATGTCCCTAATACTAACATTACTGCCATAGCAGTTGGTTCCGAAGTCTTAACTTCGCTCCCAAATGCAGCTCCTGTCCTTGTATCCGCACTTCAATTCATTCATTCTGCGCTTGTTGCAGCTAATCTTGATGATCAAATTAAAGTATCTACTCCACTTTCTACTTCCATCATACTCGACTCTTTCCCACCATCTCAAGCGTTTTTCAATCGATCTTGGGATCCGGTCATGTCTCCTTTACTTAAATTTTTGCAGTCAACCGGTTCATATCTTATGCTCAACGTATATCCTTATTATGATTACATGCAATCCAATGACGTAATCCCTCTAGATTATGCATTATTCCGTCCCTTACCTCCAAATAAAGAAGCTGTTGATAGCAACACCCTCCTACATTATACAAATGTTTTTGATGCAGTTATCGATGCTGCTTATTTTGCAATGTCGTATTTGAAATTTACTAATATCCCTATTTTAGTCACAGAGTCAGGATGGCCCTCCAAAGGTGGTTCGTCCGAGCCAGATGCAACTCCTGATAATGCAAACACCTTCAATAGTAACCTTATCCGGCATGTTTTGAATAATACAGGGACTCCGAAACAACCTAGAGTTACAGTTAGTACATATATTTATGAGCTTTATAACGAAGACTTAAGAACAGGTGCAGTATCCGAAAGCAATTGGGGCCTTTTTTATGCAAATGGAGCACCGGTTTATACTCTACACTTGACCGGTGCTGGTAATATGTTTGCAAACGATACGACGAACCAAACATTTTGTGTCGCTAAGAGTAATGCAGATACTAAGATGATACAGGCAGCACTTGATTGGGCTTGTGGACCGGGGAAGGTGGATTGTTCGCCTTTGCTGCACGGTCAACCGTGTTCTGAACCGGATAATGTTGTTGCACACGCTACATATGCGTTTAATGCTTATTATCAGAAAATGAGTAAATCTCCTGGGTCCTGTGATTTCAAAGGAGTTGCCTCTGTCACCACCACAAACCCAA GTCATGGTTCCTGTATATTTCCAGGAAG TGGTGGTAGAAATGGTAGCAGCATAAATGGAACAGCACTAGCCCCTACTATCAACTCCACAACTTCAGCCTCTTTTTCACAATACTACAATGATGGATTTTCCACCAGCTATGTGATTCTTGCACT
- the LOC131595937 gene encoding glucan endo-1,3-beta-glucosidase 3 isoform X2 yields MTDAYIGVNIGTDITNLPSPTETVALLKAQSIQHVRLYDADRSMLLALAKTGIQVIVSVPNDELLGIGQSNATAANWVARNIIAHVPNTNITAIAVGSEVLTSLPNAAPVLVSALQFIHSALVAANLDDQIKVSTPLSTSIILDSFPPSQAFFNRSWDPVMSPLLKFLQSTGSYLMLNVYPYYDYMQSNDVIPLDYALFRPLPPNKEAVDSNTLLHYTNVFDAVIDAAYFAMSYLKFTNIPILVTESGWPSKGGSSEPDATPDNANTFNSNLIRHVLNNTGTPKQPRVTVSTYIYELYNEDLRTGAVSESNWGLFYANGAPVYTLHLTGAGNMFANDTTNQTFCVAKSNADTKMIQAALDWACGPGKVDCSPLLHGQPCSEPDNVVAHATYAFNAYYQKMSKSPGSCDFKGVASVTTTNPSHGSCIFPGSGGRNGSSINGTALAPTINSTTSASFSQYYNDGFSTSYVILALLLSALFVL; encoded by the exons ATGACAG ATGCTTATATAGGTGTCAACATTGGTACAGATATAACTAACTTGCCAAGTCCAACAGAAACTGTGGCCCTTCTCAAGGCTCAAAGCATCCAGCACGTGAGACTTTACGACGCGGACAGATCCATGCTTCTTGCACTTGCCAAGACTGGAATCCAAGTTATTGTTTCTGTTCCTAATGACGAGCTACTCGGAATTGGTCAGTCCAATGCCACAGCCGCGAATTGGGTTGCCCGTAATATCATAGCTCATGTCCCTAATACTAACATTACTGCCATAGCAGTTGGTTCCGAAGTCTTAACTTCGCTCCCAAATGCAGCTCCTGTCCTTGTATCCGCACTTCAATTCATTCATTCTGCGCTTGTTGCAGCTAATCTTGATGATCAAATTAAAGTATCTACTCCACTTTCTACTTCCATCATACTCGACTCTTTCCCACCATCTCAAGCGTTTTTCAATCGATCTTGGGATCCGGTCATGTCTCCTTTACTTAAATTTTTGCAGTCAACCGGTTCATATCTTATGCTCAACGTATATCCTTATTATGATTACATGCAATCCAATGACGTAATCCCTCTAGATTATGCATTATTCCGTCCCTTACCTCCAAATAAAGAAGCTGTTGATAGCAACACCCTCCTACATTATACAAATGTTTTTGATGCAGTTATCGATGCTGCTTATTTTGCAATGTCGTATTTGAAATTTACTAATATCCCTATTTTAGTCACAGAGTCAGGATGGCCCTCCAAAGGTGGTTCGTCCGAGCCAGATGCAACTCCTGATAATGCAAACACCTTCAATAGTAACCTTATCCGGCATGTTTTGAATAATACAGGGACTCCGAAACAACCTAGAGTTACAGTTAGTACATATATTTATGAGCTTTATAACGAAGACTTAAGAACAGGTGCAGTATCCGAAAGCAATTGGGGCCTTTTTTATGCAAATGGAGCACCGGTTTATACTCTACACTTGACCGGTGCTGGTAATATGTTTGCAAACGATACGACGAACCAAACATTTTGTGTCGCTAAGAGTAATGCAGATACTAAGATGATACAGGCAGCACTTGATTGGGCTTGTGGACCGGGGAAGGTGGATTGTTCGCCTTTGCTGCACGGTCAACCGTGTTCTGAACCGGATAATGTTGTTGCACACGCTACATATGCGTTTAATGCTTATTATCAGAAAATGAGTAAATCTCCTGGGTCCTGTGATTTCAAAGGAGTTGCCTCTGTCACCACCACAAACCCAA GTCATGGTTCCTGTATATTTCCAGGAAG TGGTGGTAGAAATGGTAGCAGCATAAATGGAACAGCACTAGCCCCTACTATCAACTCCACAACTTCAGCCTCTTTTTCACAATACTACAATGATGGATTTTCCACCAGCTATGTGATTCTTGCACT
- the LOC131595937 gene encoding glucan endo-1,3-beta-glucosidase 3 isoform X3 — MLLALAKTGIQVIVSVPNDELLGIGQSNATAANWVARNIIAHVPNTNITAIAVGSEVLTSLPNAAPVLVSALQFIHSALVAANLDDQIKVSTPLSTSIILDSFPPSQAFFNRSWDPVMSPLLKFLQSTGSYLMLNVYPYYDYMQSNDVIPLDYALFRPLPPNKEAVDSNTLLHYTNVFDAVIDAAYFAMSYLKFTNIPILVTESGWPSKGGSSEPDATPDNANTFNSNLIRHVLNNTGTPKQPRVTVSTYIYELYNEDLRTGAVSESNWGLFYANGAPVYTLHLTGAGNMFANDTTNQTFCVAKSNADTKMIQAALDWACGPGKVDCSPLLHGQPCSEPDNVVAHATYAFNAYYQKMSKSPGSCDFKGVASVTTTNPSHGSCIFPGSGGRNGSSINGTALAPTINSTTSASFSQYYNDGFSTSYVILALLLSALFVL, encoded by the exons ATGCTTCTTGCACTTGCCAAGACTGGAATCCAAGTTATTGTTTCTGTTCCTAATGACGAGCTACTCGGAATTGGTCAGTCCAATGCCACAGCCGCGAATTGGGTTGCCCGTAATATCATAGCTCATGTCCCTAATACTAACATTACTGCCATAGCAGTTGGTTCCGAAGTCTTAACTTCGCTCCCAAATGCAGCTCCTGTCCTTGTATCCGCACTTCAATTCATTCATTCTGCGCTTGTTGCAGCTAATCTTGATGATCAAATTAAAGTATCTACTCCACTTTCTACTTCCATCATACTCGACTCTTTCCCACCATCTCAAGCGTTTTTCAATCGATCTTGGGATCCGGTCATGTCTCCTTTACTTAAATTTTTGCAGTCAACCGGTTCATATCTTATGCTCAACGTATATCCTTATTATGATTACATGCAATCCAATGACGTAATCCCTCTAGATTATGCATTATTCCGTCCCTTACCTCCAAATAAAGAAGCTGTTGATAGCAACACCCTCCTACATTATACAAATGTTTTTGATGCAGTTATCGATGCTGCTTATTTTGCAATGTCGTATTTGAAATTTACTAATATCCCTATTTTAGTCACAGAGTCAGGATGGCCCTCCAAAGGTGGTTCGTCCGAGCCAGATGCAACTCCTGATAATGCAAACACCTTCAATAGTAACCTTATCCGGCATGTTTTGAATAATACAGGGACTCCGAAACAACCTAGAGTTACAGTTAGTACATATATTTATGAGCTTTATAACGAAGACTTAAGAACAGGTGCAGTATCCGAAAGCAATTGGGGCCTTTTTTATGCAAATGGAGCACCGGTTTATACTCTACACTTGACCGGTGCTGGTAATATGTTTGCAAACGATACGACGAACCAAACATTTTGTGTCGCTAAGAGTAATGCAGATACTAAGATGATACAGGCAGCACTTGATTGGGCTTGTGGACCGGGGAAGGTGGATTGTTCGCCTTTGCTGCACGGTCAACCGTGTTCTGAACCGGATAATGTTGTTGCACACGCTACATATGCGTTTAATGCTTATTATCAGAAAATGAGTAAATCTCCTGGGTCCTGTGATTTCAAAGGAGTTGCCTCTGTCACCACCACAAACCCAA GTCATGGTTCCTGTATATTTCCAGGAAG TGGTGGTAGAAATGGTAGCAGCATAAATGGAACAGCACTAGCCCCTACTATCAACTCCACAACTTCAGCCTCTTTTTCACAATACTACAATGATGGATTTTCCACCAGCTATGTGATTCTTGCACT